A single genomic interval of Staphylococcus hyicus harbors:
- a CDS encoding YisL family protein, producing MVLINLHIISWIILLILFFATYENFSNKQGPTPLFKPLHMATRLFMLLVLITGVWLIVNAFTSAGSNHMLLTLKMLMGIAIVGLMEVTIARKKRQASSRGLFIATWAVALLTIILGIILPWGPMTQLFH from the coding sequence ATGGTTTTAATTAATTTGCATATCATAAGTTGGATTATTTTATTGATTTTATTTTTTGCTACTTACGAAAATTTCTCAAATAAACAAGGTCCAACGCCACTGTTTAAACCATTACATATGGCGACGCGTTTATTTATGCTATTAGTTTTGATTACGGGTGTATGGCTTATCGTAAATGCGTTTACGAGTGCGGGATCAAACCATATGTTGTTAACATTAAAAATGTTAATGGGAATTGCAATCGTTGGTTTAATGGAAGTGACAATTGCACGTAAAAAACGCCAAGCATCTAGCCGTGGCTTATTTATAGCAACATGGGCTGTTGCATTATTAACGATTATTCTAGGTATTATCTTACCTTGGGGTCCAATGACACAACTATTTCATTAA
- a CDS encoding fumarylacetoacetate hydrolase family protein produces MKFLSFKHNGETSFGVKVKREEAAWDLTKVFADFAEGDFHPKTLLEGLQQNQTIEFQEQVRKAVVAAEDSGRGEAYKVKFDDIEFLPPVTPTNNVIAFGRNYKAHAEELNHEVNRLYVFTKAASSLTGDESTIPNHKDITDTLDYEGELGIVIGKSGEKIPKGLALDYVYGYTIINDITDRTAQKAHDQAFLSKSLTGGCPMGPYIVTKDEMPTPENVNIVTKVNNEIRQDGNTSEMILKIDELIEEISKYVALHPGDIIATGTPSGVGAGMNPPQYLQPGDEVKVTVDNIGTLTNYIEK; encoded by the coding sequence ATGAAATTCTTATCATTCAAGCATAATGGTGAAACATCATTTGGTGTAAAAGTAAAACGCGAAGAAGCGGCATGGGATTTAACAAAAGTTTTTGCTGACTTTGCAGAAGGTGATTTTCATCCTAAAACATTATTAGAAGGATTACAACAAAATCAAACGATTGAATTTCAAGAACAAGTGCGTAAAGCAGTGGTTGCTGCTGAAGACAGTGGCCGTGGTGAAGCTTATAAAGTGAAATTTGATGATATCGAATTTTTACCACCAGTAACACCTACAAACAATGTTATAGCATTCGGTCGTAACTATAAAGCGCATGCAGAAGAGTTGAATCATGAAGTAAATCGTTTATACGTATTCACTAAAGCAGCATCATCTTTAACTGGTGATGAAAGTACAATTCCAAACCATAAAGATATTACGGATACGTTAGATTATGAAGGCGAATTAGGAATTGTTATTGGAAAATCCGGTGAAAAGATTCCTAAAGGACTTGCACTTGACTATGTATATGGATATACAATTATCAATGATATTACAGACCGTACAGCTCAAAAAGCGCACGATCAAGCCTTTTTATCTAAGAGTTTAACAGGTGGCTGTCCAATGGGACCATATATCGTTACAAAAGATGAAATGCCTACGCCAGAAAATGTCAATATTGTAACGAAAGTGAATAACGAAATACGTCAAGACGGCAACACATCTGAGATGATTTTAAAAATCGACGAATTAATCGAAGAAATTTCCAAATATGTGGCATTACATCCAGGTGACATTATTGCGACAGGTACGCCATCAGGTGTTGGTGCGGGTATGAACCCTCCGCAATACCTACAACCAGGTGATGAAGTAAAAGTTACAGTAGATAATATTGGCACATTGACTAATTATATAGAAAAATAA
- the fabF gene encoding beta-ketoacyl-ACP synthase II has protein sequence MTKKQRVVVTGLGALSPIGNDVPTMWDNALKGVNGIDKITRIDTEPYNVHIGGELKDFNIEDHITKKETRKMSRFTQYAVVAAREALKDSGLTIDESNADRVGVWIGSGIGGMETFEEAYDLLKKKGPRRVSPFFVPMLIPDMATGQVSIDLGAKGPNGATVTACATATNSIGEAFKFIERGDADAMIAGGTEAPITHMAIAGFSASRALSTNDDIETACRPFQEGRDGFVMGEGAGILILESLESAKARGAKIYAEIVGYGSTGDAHHITAPGPDGEGGSRAMEAAIKDAGIEPSDIQYLNAHGTSTPVGDLFEIKAIKNTFGEAAKQLKISSTKSMTGHLLGATGGVEAIFSVLSIRDKKIAPTIHVEKNDPEIDLDITPNKAVDCEINYAMSNSLGFGGHNAVLIFKKYDE, from the coding sequence ATGACTAAAAAACAACGTGTCGTAGTTACTGGTTTAGGTGCATTATCGCCAATTGGAAATGACGTACCTACGATGTGGGACAATGCTTTAAAGGGTGTCAACGGTATTGATAAAATTACACGTATCGATACAGAACCTTATAATGTTCATATTGGTGGAGAATTAAAAGACTTTAATATAGAAGATCATATCACGAAAAAAGAGACTAGAAAGATGTCTCGTTTTACGCAATATGCTGTTGTTGCCGCTAGGGAAGCTTTAAAAGATTCAGGGTTAACGATTGATGAATCTAATGCAGACAGAGTTGGGGTTTGGATCGGTTCTGGTATTGGCGGAATGGAAACATTTGAAGAAGCCTATGATTTATTAAAGAAAAAAGGACCACGTCGTGTGAGCCCGTTTTTCGTGCCAATGCTTATCCCGGATATGGCGACTGGTCAAGTATCTATCGATTTAGGGGCTAAAGGTCCGAATGGTGCGACTGTCACAGCATGTGCGACCGCGACAAATTCTATCGGTGAAGCTTTTAAATTTATTGAACGTGGCGATGCAGATGCGATGATAGCAGGCGGTACAGAGGCACCGATTACGCATATGGCAATTGCAGGATTCAGTGCGAGTCGTGCTTTATCTACAAATGACGATATTGAAACAGCGTGTCGTCCATTCCAAGAAGGTCGCGATGGTTTTGTTATGGGTGAAGGCGCAGGTATTCTTATTTTAGAATCACTTGAATCTGCAAAAGCCCGCGGTGCTAAAATTTATGCTGAAATTGTTGGTTACGGTTCTACTGGTGATGCACATCATATTACTGCGCCAGGTCCTGATGGTGAAGGTGGTTCTCGTGCTATGGAAGCGGCCATAAAAGATGCAGGAATTGAACCTAGCGATATTCAATATTTGAATGCGCACGGTACAAGTACACCAGTAGGTGACTTGTTTGAAATTAAAGCCATTAAAAATACATTTGGTGAAGCAGCGAAACAACTAAAAATTAGTTCAACAAAGTCAATGACAGGTCATTTACTTGGTGCTACTGGTGGCGTTGAAGCAATTTTCTCAGTACTTTCTATTAGGGATAAAAAGATTGCCCCAACAATTCATGTAGAGAAAAATGATCCTGAAATTGATTTAGATATTACACCTAACAAAGCCGTTGATTGTGAAATTAACTATGCGATGAGTAATAGTTTAGGTTTTGGTGGTCATAACGCAGTATTAATATTTAAAAAATATGATGAATAA
- a CDS encoding Cof-type HAD-IIB family hydrolase gives MKQHLICLDLDGTLLNDDKNITPYTFKVLKTLQSQGHAIMISTGRPYRASKRYYDELNMDTPVVNFNGAYVHHPKDAQFPTQHARLDEGIATCIIDTLKTMNVQNMIAEVMDQVYLDRYDENLFEGFSMGDANIQVGDLRTLLKEDPTSLLIEADEHQIPRIKKILTRFYAENIEHRRWGAPFPVIEIVKRGISKAVGIDIVKDYLQIERQHIIAFGDEDNDIEMIKYAKHGVAMANAIPELKHVAKETTASNNEDGIGIYLNHYFQLNITKDN, from the coding sequence ATGAAACAACATTTGATTTGCCTCGATTTAGATGGCACTTTACTAAATGATGATAAAAATATTACCCCCTATACATTTAAAGTACTTAAAACATTACAATCCCAAGGTCACGCGATTATGATTTCAACAGGCCGCCCATATAGAGCAAGTAAACGATATTATGATGAACTCAATATGGATACACCTGTTGTTAATTTTAATGGTGCCTATGTACACCACCCTAAAGACGCACAGTTCCCTACACAACATGCACGCTTAGATGAAGGCATTGCTACATGTATCATTGATACTTTAAAAACAATGAATGTGCAAAATATGATTGCTGAGGTCATGGATCAAGTCTATCTTGATCGTTACGATGAAAATTTATTTGAAGGGTTTAGTATGGGGGATGCAAATATCCAAGTAGGAGATTTAAGAACACTTTTAAAAGAAGATCCAACAAGTTTATTAATTGAAGCAGACGAACATCAAATTCCTCGCATTAAAAAGATATTAACACGTTTTTATGCTGAAAATATTGAGCATCGACGTTGGGGTGCACCATTCCCAGTGATTGAAATTGTAAAACGTGGTATTAGTAAAGCCGTTGGTATAGATATCGTTAAAGATTATCTTCAAATTGAGCGTCAACATATTATTGCTTTTGGTGACGAAGATAATGATATCGAAATGATTAAATATGCAAAACATGGTGTAGCTATGGCAAATGCCATACCTGAACTTAAACATGTTGCTAAAGAAACAACTGCATCAAATAATGAAGATGGAATCGGTATTTATTTAAATCATTATTTCCAATTAAATATCACTAAAGACAACTAA
- a CDS encoding beta-ketoacyl-ACP synthase III, with the protein MNVGIKGFGAYAPERVVDNAHFESYLDTSDEWISQMTGIKERRWANDDEKTSDLAYEASVRAIEDAGIDKEDIDMVIVATSSGDHRFPTVANMLQHRLGLNKVASVDQLAACTGFMYGIVTARAFILSGDYKNVLVVGADRLSGITDLDDRSTAILFGDGAGAAIIGEVSANRGILSYELGSDGVGGKYLYQDQETDYIRMNGREVFKFAVRIMGDSSLRVVEKANLTPDDIDLFVPHQANIRIMESARQRLNIPKEKMSVSVDKYGNTSAASIPLSISEELKAGRIKDDDVLVLVGFGGGLTWGSLVIRWGK; encoded by the coding sequence ATGAATGTAGGTATTAAAGGATTTGGGGCGTATGCACCAGAACGCGTTGTAGATAATGCACACTTTGAATCATACCTTGATACATCAGATGAATGGATTTCCCAAATGACTGGGATTAAAGAACGAAGATGGGCAAATGATGACGAGAAAACGTCAGATTTAGCATATGAAGCAAGTGTACGTGCTATTGAAGATGCGGGTATAGATAAAGAAGATATCGACATGGTTATAGTAGCAACATCTAGCGGTGATCATCGCTTTCCAACCGTTGCTAATATGTTACAACATCGATTAGGTTTAAATAAAGTAGCTTCTGTGGATCAACTCGCAGCTTGTACAGGTTTCATGTATGGTATTGTAACAGCAAGAGCATTTATATTATCAGGAGATTACAAAAATGTGCTTGTTGTAGGTGCGGATCGTTTATCTGGGATTACAGATTTAGATGATCGTTCTACAGCTATTTTATTTGGAGATGGTGCTGGAGCGGCTATTATTGGCGAAGTGTCTGCTAACCGTGGTATTCTAAGTTATGAACTAGGTTCTGACGGTGTTGGTGGGAAATACCTCTACCAAGATCAAGAAACAGATTATATTAGAATGAATGGACGAGAAGTGTTTAAATTTGCTGTACGTATTATGGGAGATTCCTCATTACGTGTAGTTGAAAAAGCCAATTTGACTCCGGATGATATTGATTTATTCGTGCCACATCAAGCGAATATTCGTATTATGGAATCGGCGCGTCAAAGGTTAAATATTCCGAAAGAAAAAATGAGTGTATCGGTCGATAAATATGGTAACACTTCAGCGGCATCCATTCCATTGAGTATTTCTGAAGAATTAAAAGCTGGTCGAATTAAAGACGATGATGTGCTCGTGTTAGTCGGTTTTGGCGGCGGACTAACTTGGGGCTCACTAGTAATTCGATGGGGAAAATAG
- the clpB gene encoding ATP-dependent chaperone ClpB has protein sequence MDINQLTHSIQNALQKAIEYAKAYQLTNVEIEALLKVILEQPESLYQNILDRANIDTDALNKAYTDQLSRYPSVKGDNVQYGQYLGSKTNEVFNKAEEYMKEYEDEFISMEHLLRAAIDIDDITRQYVGNKQEVINEIIKKVRGGNHVTTQNPEVNYEALAKYGRDLVEEVRKGNMDPVIGRDEEIRNTIRILSRKTKNNPVLIGEPGVGKTAIVEGLAQRIVKRDVPDSLLDKTVFELDLSALVAGAKYRGEFEERLKAVLKEVKESNGRILLFIDEIHMLVGAGKTDGAMDAGNMLKPMLARGELHCIGATTLNEYREYIEKDSALERRFQKVNVKEPNIEDTISILRGLKERYEVHHGVRIQDRALVAAAELSDRYITDRFLPDKAIDLVDQASATIRTEMGSNPTELDQVNRRVMQLEIEENALKKESDEASQMRLKELQEELAEEKEVQAQLQSRVESEKEKIAKVQEKRTELDESRKALEDAENNYDLEKAAELQHGKIPQLEKELKELEASFQESQGADGDRIIREVVTDEEIGEIVSQWTGIPVSKLVETEREKLLHLSDILHERVVGQDSAVDLVADAVVRARAGIKDPDRPIGSFLFLGPTGVGKTELAKSLASTLFDSERHMIRIDMSEYMEKHAVSRLIGAPPGYVGHDEGGQLTEAVRRNPYSVILLDEIEKAHSDVFNVLLQILDDGRLTDSKGRSVDFKNTIIIMTSNIGSQILLDRVKDTGEITEDTEKAVMDSLHSYFKPEILNRMDDIVLFKPLSVDDMQMIVDKVLRNLNMRLTDQRITLEISDAAKKWMGETAYEPQFGARPLKRFVQRHVETPLARMMIKENLPEGTKVYGDVENGEITFKVTPPTDA, from the coding sequence TTGGATATCAATCAATTAACACATTCTATTCAAAATGCGCTTCAAAAAGCCATTGAATATGCTAAAGCTTATCAGTTAACAAATGTAGAAATAGAAGCCTTATTAAAGGTCATTTTAGAACAGCCCGAAAGTTTATATCAAAATATATTAGACCGAGCAAATATAGATACAGATGCTTTGAATAAAGCCTATACAGATCAATTATCTCGTTATCCTTCTGTTAAAGGGGATAACGTACAATACGGCCAATATCTAGGTTCGAAAACGAATGAAGTATTTAATAAAGCAGAAGAATATATGAAAGAATATGAAGATGAATTCATTTCAATGGAACACTTGTTAAGAGCAGCTATAGATATTGATGACATCACACGTCAATATGTGGGTAATAAACAAGAAGTCATTAATGAAATTATTAAGAAAGTTAGAGGAGGGAATCACGTGACAACTCAAAATCCTGAAGTAAACTATGAAGCATTAGCTAAATATGGACGCGATCTCGTTGAAGAAGTCAGAAAAGGAAACATGGATCCAGTCATTGGTCGTGATGAAGAAATTCGAAATACCATTCGTATTTTAAGCCGCAAAACGAAAAATAATCCTGTGCTGATTGGTGAACCTGGTGTAGGTAAAACAGCAATCGTTGAAGGGCTAGCACAACGTATTGTAAAACGAGACGTACCAGATTCTTTATTAGATAAAACAGTCTTTGAACTTGATTTAAGTGCATTGGTTGCAGGTGCGAAATATCGTGGTGAATTTGAAGAACGTTTAAAAGCGGTATTAAAAGAAGTAAAAGAATCCAATGGACGCATTTTATTATTTATAGATGAAATTCACATGTTAGTGGGGGCTGGTAAAACGGACGGCGCTATGGATGCTGGCAATATGTTAAAACCAATGCTTGCACGTGGTGAACTTCACTGTATTGGTGCAACGACGTTAAATGAATACCGTGAATACATTGAGAAAGATTCTGCATTAGAACGTCGTTTCCAAAAAGTTAATGTAAAAGAACCAAATATTGAAGATACGATTTCGATTTTACGTGGTTTAAAAGAACGTTATGAAGTACACCATGGCGTACGTATTCAAGATAGAGCTTTAGTTGCGGCTGCAGAACTTTCAGACCGTTACATTACGGATCGATTTTTACCAGATAAAGCGATCGACCTTGTCGACCAAGCTTCAGCAACAATCCGTACAGAAATGGGATCTAATCCTACTGAATTAGATCAAGTGAATCGTCGTGTCATGCAATTAGAAATTGAAGAAAATGCATTGAAGAAAGAATCAGATGAAGCAAGTCAAATGCGTCTTAAAGAATTGCAAGAAGAACTTGCAGAAGAAAAAGAAGTCCAAGCGCAACTACAATCACGAGTGGAAAGTGAAAAAGAGAAAATAGCAAAAGTTCAAGAAAAAAGAACAGAACTTGATGAAAGCCGTAAAGCATTAGAGGATGCGGAAAATAATTATGACTTGGAAAAAGCTGCAGAATTGCAACATGGTAAAATTCCTCAACTTGAAAAAGAATTGAAAGAATTAGAAGCTTCCTTCCAAGAATCACAAGGTGCAGACGGTGACCGTATCATTCGTGAAGTTGTAACGGATGAGGAAATTGGAGAAATTGTAAGTCAATGGACGGGTATCCCAGTTTCTAAACTTGTTGAAACAGAACGTGAAAAATTACTACACCTCTCTGATATTCTACATGAACGTGTTGTAGGTCAGGATAGCGCGGTAGATTTAGTTGCGGATGCTGTTGTACGTGCACGTGCGGGTATTAAAGACCCTGACCGACCTATTGGTTCATTTTTATTCTTAGGACCAACTGGGGTAGGGAAAACAGAACTTGCGAAATCCTTGGCGTCAACGTTATTTGACTCTGAACGTCATATGATTCGAATCGACATGAGTGAATATATGGAGAAACATGCGGTATCTCGTCTTATTGGTGCACCTCCAGGTTATGTCGGACATGACGAAGGTGGTCAATTAACTGAAGCGGTCAGACGCAACCCATATTCAGTTATTTTATTAGATGAAATTGAAAAAGCACATTCTGATGTCTTTAACGTATTACTTCAAATCTTAGATGACGGTCGTTTAACTGACTCTAAAGGTAGAAGTGTAGACTTTAAAAATACAATTATCATCATGACAAGTAATATTGGTTCTCAAATTTTACTTGACCGTGTGAAAGATACTGGAGAAATTACAGAAGATACGGAAAAAGCGGTGATGGATAGCTTGCATAGTTATTTTAAACCTGAAATTTTAAACCGTATGGATGACATCGTTTTATTCAAACCATTATCTGTGGATGATATGCAGATGATTGTTGATAAGGTATTGAGAAACCTAAATATGCGTCTAACTGATCAGCGTATCACATTAGAAATATCTGATGCTGCGAAAAAATGGATGGGTGAAACAGCGTATGAACCACAGTTTGGTGCACGTCCATTAAAACGATTTGTTCAACGCCATGTAGAGACACCATTGGCACGTATGATGATTAAAGAAAATCTCCCTGAAGGTACTAAAGTATATGGAGATGTTGAAAATGGGGAAATCACATTTAAAGTAACTCCACCAACAGACGCATAA
- a CDS encoding CoA-disulfide reductase, whose protein sequence is MSQKVIVVGAVAGGATAASQLRRLDPNAHITVYEKDRDMSFANCGLPYYLGHVVETREALLPITPQIFKEKKNIHVLVKHEVIAVDSQKKCVTVKNHETGTTFNDTFDTLILSPGARAHHLNFEAPHLFTLRNMEDTDAIETYITQHDVKRVLIVGGGYVSLEVLENMYHRGLNPTLIHRSEAINKHMDQDMNHVIFEALKARHIPYRLNEEIKNIEGTMVTFKSGIKENYDLIITGVGVKPNSEFLKHSGITLDEKGYIPVNARFQTNHPDIYALGDIITHHYRHVDLHAHVPLAWGAHRGASIIAEQLAGHSNVTFKGFLGANIVKFFDYTLASTGIAPHELKHFDYGVVEVKQTAHAGYYPNNSKLHLRAYYDKQNRRLLRAAAIGKDGVDKRIDVLTMAMMHDATIDDLTEFEVAYAPPYSHPKDAINMLGYKARN, encoded by the coding sequence ATGAGTCAAAAAGTTATCGTCGTTGGCGCAGTTGCAGGTGGTGCGACTGCCGCAAGTCAACTCCGTCGTTTAGATCCAAATGCTCACATTACTGTTTATGAAAAAGATAGAGATATGAGTTTTGCGAATTGCGGTTTGCCTTATTATCTTGGTCATGTAGTTGAAACACGCGAGGCGTTACTTCCAATCACACCTCAAATATTTAAAGAGAAGAAAAATATTCATGTTTTGGTGAAGCACGAAGTCATCGCTGTCGATAGCCAAAAGAAATGTGTCACGGTTAAAAATCATGAAACAGGCACTACGTTTAATGACACTTTTGATACATTAATATTAAGCCCTGGCGCACGCGCACATCACTTAAACTTTGAAGCGCCACATCTGTTCACTTTACGGAATATGGAAGATACAGATGCTATTGAAACATACATTACCCAGCATGACGTTAAACGTGTCCTTATTGTGGGTGGTGGTTACGTGAGTTTAGAGGTATTAGAAAATATGTACCATCGTGGCCTAAATCCTACGCTTATCCACCGGTCTGAAGCAATTAATAAACATATGGATCAAGATATGAATCATGTTATTTTTGAAGCTTTAAAGGCACGTCATATTCCATATCGTTTAAATGAAGAAATCAAAAACATAGAAGGTACGATGGTGACTTTTAAATCAGGTATTAAAGAAAATTACGATTTAATTATCACTGGTGTTGGCGTAAAACCTAATTCTGAGTTTTTAAAGCATTCAGGAATTACGCTAGATGAAAAAGGATATATTCCTGTGAATGCACGTTTTCAAACAAATCATCCAGACATTTACGCATTGGGTGATATTATTACTCACCATTATCGCCACGTTGACCTTCACGCACACGTGCCGTTAGCTTGGGGGGCCCATCGTGGCGCAAGTATCATCGCCGAACAACTGGCTGGCCATTCTAATGTCACATTTAAAGGTTTTTTAGGCGCAAATATCGTTAAATTTTTCGATTATACGTTAGCAAGTACAGGCATTGCTCCGCATGAACTCAAACATTTTGACTATGGCGTTGTCGAAGTTAAACAAACCGCGCATGCAGGATATTATCCTAATAATTCAAAACTACACTTGCGTGCTTATTATGATAAGCAAAATCGACGGTTATTGCGTGCAGCTGCGATTGGTAAAGACGGCGTTGACAAACGCATAGACGTGTTAACAATGGCTATGATGCATGACGCAACGATTGACGACCTCACTGAATTCGAAGTGGCTTATGCACCACCATACAGTCACCCTAAGGATGCAATCAACATGTTAGGGTATAAGGCGCGCAATTAA
- a CDS encoding DUF3899 domain-containing protein, which produces MSHLPQRSWVYILMTPLCTIVSWLFSLHTWTHFINLFFTFSIIFAILLFTLLVIQEGILDVTSYGFRRFKYQMMRKKDKDRYESDSFFNPKQPKKSEYVVQSWIKPALYVHVFYILLSFVLAFTTY; this is translated from the coding sequence ATGTCACATCTACCTCAACGATCTTGGGTTTATATTCTCATGACCCCATTATGTACCATCGTCTCTTGGTTGTTTAGTCTACATACATGGACCCACTTTATTAATTTATTTTTTACTTTTTCTATTATTTTTGCGATTTTATTATTTACACTTTTAGTCATTCAAGAAGGCATCTTAGATGTCACTAGCTATGGCTTTAGACGTTTTAAATATCAAATGATGCGTAAAAAAGATAAAGATCGTTACGAATCCGATTCATTTTTTAATCCCAAACAACCTAAAAAATCAGAATATGTTGTACAGTCATGGATTAAGCCTGCCTTATATGTACATGTATTCTATATTTTGCTTTCCTTTGTACTTGCATTTACAACCTATTAG
- a CDS encoding metal-sulfur cluster assembly factor: MEEALKDNILGALENVIDPELGIDIVNLGLVYKVDLNDDGLCTVEMTLTSIGCPMGPQIVDQVKTALGELPEIKDTEVNIVWNPPWTKDMMSRYAKIALGVS, from the coding sequence ATGGAAGAGGCTTTAAAAGATAATATTTTAGGCGCTTTAGAAAACGTTATTGACCCTGAACTCGGGATTGATATCGTGAACTTAGGCCTTGTTTATAAAGTGGACTTAAATGATGACGGCCTTTGTACTGTTGAGATGACTTTAACATCAATCGGATGTCCGATGGGACCACAAATTGTTGATCAAGTCAAAACAGCACTAGGTGAATTACCAGAAATTAAAGATACAGAAGTGAACATTGTGTGGAATCCACCGTGGACGAAGGATATGATGTCTCGTTATGCCAAAATTGCTTTAGGTGTGAGTTAA
- a CDS encoding YjzD family protein yields MKYFFTFFWAVLLLEMVNFVLNSLNGGGPINFIAPLILAVLMVIIVVLIDIAIKPDTYHPAKDNQK; encoded by the coding sequence ATGAAATACTTCTTTACATTTTTTTGGGCGGTACTCTTATTAGAGATGGTTAATTTCGTACTTAATAGTCTAAATGGTGGTGGACCTATTAACTTTATTGCACCACTTATTTTAGCTGTATTGATGGTAATCATCGTCGTATTAATCGATATTGCAATTAAACCTGATACATACCATCCAGCTAAAGATAATCAAAAGTAA